A window from Aquiluna borgnonia encodes these proteins:
- a CDS encoding helix-turn-helix transcriptional regulator: MSEKTTVSDLMVKGAFRSLIESETADEFCRAMALNVFQPLGVLATYLARLDSDNRISMLGSFGYSQQRVTNTGRPSIWEPMAITDTIRSGKVTIFESWDLYVDRYPDKAHLASPGEAFLCLPLRFRGSVAGGFGVTFDRALTGVNLDLGLWETLALAGEVFFAYRWSQEMERNPIPLSDYGEDVKFAFGSLSTREKDVLAFVAQGMTNAQIARKLSYSESTIKQDTIHIFKLLGVSSRDEAAKAWEFLRRSQN; the protein is encoded by the coding sequence TTGTCGGAAAAAACAACGGTCTCCGACCTGATGGTTAAAGGCGCCTTTCGTTCCCTAATCGAGTCTGAAACGGCCGATGAATTTTGCCGAGCGATGGCCCTCAATGTTTTTCAACCGCTGGGGGTTTTGGCCACCTATCTGGCACGCCTGGACTCGGATAATCGAATTTCCATGCTTGGTTCATTCGGTTACTCTCAGCAGCGAGTGACAAATACGGGTAGGCCGTCAATTTGGGAGCCCATGGCCATTACCGACACCATCCGAAGCGGCAAGGTGACAATTTTTGAATCCTGGGATCTCTATGTCGATCGCTATCCGGACAAGGCCCACCTTGCTTCACCCGGCGAGGCATTCCTGTGTCTTCCTCTTCGCTTCAGAGGCTCAGTAGCGGGAGGGTTTGGAGTCACATTTGACCGGGCTCTGACCGGTGTCAATCTTGATTTGGGTCTGTGGGAGACCCTCGCTCTGGCGGGGGAAGTATTTTTTGCCTATCGGTGGTCTCAAGAGATGGAGCGCAACCCTATCCCGCTAAGCGATTATGGTGAGGATGTGAAGTTTGCGTTCGGGAGTTTATCGACCAGAGAAAAAGACGTGCTGGCCTTTGTCGCGCAAGGCATGACAAATGCCCAGATTGCAAGGAAACTCAGTTACTCCGAAAGCACAATCAAGCAGGACACCATACACATCTTTAAGCTACTGGGAGTCTCCAGCCGGGATGAGGCTGCCAAAGCCTGGGAGTTTCTCAGGCGGTCGCAAAACTAG
- a CDS encoding L-serine ammonia-lyase, translating into MRYIGALDLFTIGIGPSSSHTVGPMRAALDFAQRISTLGFDQVEIVLYGSLAATGAGHGTKDAIVAGLAGMTPEGCDPNQVHGSFDQAMRDQQLTVLGKAVPFGENSLQMLSRERLAKHSNGMTFRATSGGQLLLEQTYFSVGGGFIELLGASEEIQTQAVPYSFNTAAELIDFAEQNSLTIAELAYQNELALRPKAEVDARLTAIWQAMDACIESGLAASGTLPGYLKVPRRAKEMAAKLEQMSKDENVPGDLTAEWLQAFAIAVNEENAAGNRVVTAPTNGAAGIIPAVGYFAKRFRGASDYKLSFDYLLTAAAIGSLYKRNASISGAEAGCQGEVGSACSMAAAGLTAVMGGSLRQVENAAEIAMEHNLGLTCDPVGGFVQLPCIERNAIAAGTAVAAMRLAMLGDGTHKISLDTVIETMRQTGLDMSSKYKETSMGGLAVNVVEC; encoded by the coding sequence ATGCGCTACATCGGGGCCTTGGATCTATTCACCATTGGGATTGGCCCATCCTCTTCCCACACCGTCGGCCCCATGCGGGCAGCCCTTGATTTTGCGCAGCGAATCTCAACTCTCGGGTTCGACCAGGTGGAGATCGTTCTTTACGGTTCGCTCGCTGCCACCGGTGCTGGTCACGGGACCAAAGACGCTATCGTTGCCGGGCTTGCCGGCATGACTCCGGAGGGCTGCGATCCGAATCAGGTGCACGGAAGCTTTGATCAGGCGATGCGGGACCAGCAGCTCACGGTCCTCGGCAAGGCTGTTCCGTTTGGTGAAAATTCTCTGCAGATGCTCTCGCGAGAGCGTCTAGCGAAGCACTCGAACGGCATGACTTTTAGGGCAACCTCAGGCGGCCAGCTATTACTAGAGCAAACCTATTTCAGTGTTGGAGGCGGATTCATTGAGCTGCTGGGCGCTTCGGAGGAGATTCAAACCCAAGCCGTTCCTTATTCATTCAACACTGCGGCAGAACTTATAGATTTCGCGGAGCAAAACTCCCTCACCATCGCTGAGCTTGCCTACCAAAACGAACTGGCCCTCAGGCCAAAAGCAGAGGTAGACGCCAGACTTACAGCCATCTGGCAGGCCATGGATGCCTGCATCGAATCTGGCCTTGCAGCCAGCGGCACATTGCCCGGGTATCTCAAAGTTCCAAGGCGGGCAAAGGAGATGGCTGCCAAGCTGGAGCAGATGTCAAAGGATGAAAACGTCCCTGGAGATCTCACGGCCGAGTGGTTGCAGGCCTTTGCGATTGCAGTGAACGAGGAGAACGCCGCAGGGAATCGAGTGGTGACTGCTCCAACTAACGGAGCAGCCGGCATCATTCCAGCTGTCGGGTATTTCGCCAAACGATTCCGGGGCGCTTCGGATTACAAATTGTCGTTTGACTATCTCTTGACGGCAGCCGCCATCGGTTCGCTTTATAAGCGAAATGCCTCTATTTCGGGAGCGGAGGCCGGCTGCCAGGGTGAGGTTGGATCTGCTTGCTCAATGGCTGCGGCTGGTTTGACGGCGGTCATGGGTGGTTCGCTCCGGCAGGTCGAAAACGCCGCAGAGATTGCCATGGAGCACAACCTTGGCTTGACCTGCGATCCCGTTGGAGGCTTTGTCCAGCTACCCTGCATCGAGCGTAATGCGATTGCTGCCGGCACTGCTGTCGCAGCTATGCGCCTTGCCATGCTCGGTGATGGCACTCACAAGATTTCACTCGACACCGTGATCGAAACCATGCGTCAAACCGGTTTGGACATGTCTTCAAAATACAAGGAGACCTCGATGGGTGGCCTCGCGGTTAATGTGGTGGAGTGCTAG
- a CDS encoding amino acid permease, which produces MSSEHVKVSGVTYKRPEDGYFEKRQLQRAAGLFGLWGLAIAAVISGDFSGWNFGLDVGGFGGLLIAFAILVVMYYGLMFSIGEMAAAMPHTGGAYSFARSAMGPWGGFITGLAETIEYVATTAVIVFFSASYADGIASELLGVSLPGWAWWLILYAVFIALNASGAKIAFQFAIVVSIISLGILLVFSVMAATSGLFSWDNLFNIVPEAGQTAFLPFGWEGILWAIPFAVWFFLGIEELPLAAEESHNPARDIPKAGLWARTTLIVFGLLILFFNTGILGAEQVRTAGEPLLDGFRAMVGDEAAAILGLIALIGLLASLQGIMFAYGRNMYSLSRAGYYPKALSVTNKQKVPFVALVVGGIIGFLALLAIEVLTAVDAEGAGAVAGAIVLNIAVWGAMLAYMMQAISFLILRRKLPNIERPYRSPWGVPGAVLAAVIAGISFVGYLINPAFQTAIAGIAVIYVIMLIAFAVRGRHNLVLAPEEEYAVEASKK; this is translated from the coding sequence ATGTCTTCGGAGCATGTCAAAGTCTCAGGCGTTACCTATAAGCGACCTGAAGACGGGTATTTCGAGAAACGCCAGTTGCAACGTGCAGCTGGCCTTTTTGGTCTCTGGGGTCTCGCCATTGCGGCGGTTATCTCGGGAGACTTTTCAGGCTGGAACTTTGGACTTGATGTCGGAGGTTTCGGGGGCCTGCTAATCGCCTTTGCAATTCTGGTGGTGATGTATTACGGCCTGATGTTCTCCATCGGTGAGATGGCGGCCGCCATGCCTCACACCGGAGGTGCCTATTCATTTGCTCGCTCGGCCATGGGTCCATGGGGTGGATTCATTACCGGTCTTGCAGAAACCATTGAATACGTTGCAACGACCGCAGTTATCGTTTTCTTCTCTGCAAGTTACGCAGACGGAATCGCCTCTGAGCTGCTTGGGGTCTCACTCCCTGGTTGGGCCTGGTGGCTGATTCTCTACGCGGTGTTCATTGCCCTAAACGCATCGGGAGCGAAGATCGCCTTCCAGTTTGCGATTGTGGTTTCAATCATTTCCCTGGGAATCCTTTTGGTGTTCTCGGTCATGGCTGCAACATCTGGGCTGTTCTCATGGGACAACCTATTCAACATCGTGCCTGAGGCGGGACAAACCGCGTTCTTGCCATTTGGTTGGGAGGGCATCCTTTGGGCGATTCCATTCGCCGTTTGGTTCTTCCTAGGAATCGAGGAGCTGCCGCTGGCTGCTGAGGAATCTCACAACCCAGCCCGCGACATTCCAAAGGCTGGTCTGTGGGCTCGCACCACTCTGATCGTCTTTGGTCTGCTCATCCTGTTCTTCAACACTGGAATCTTGGGTGCCGAGCAGGTTAGAACCGCTGGAGAGCCGCTTCTGGATGGCTTCCGTGCCATGGTTGGAGATGAGGCTGCTGCGATTCTCGGATTGATTGCACTCATCGGCCTGCTTGCCTCGCTGCAGGGAATCATGTTCGCCTACGGCCGCAACATGTACTCGCTGTCTCGCGCTGGCTACTACCCCAAGGCTCTCTCTGTTACCAACAAGCAGAAGGTGCCATTTGTCGCTTTGGTGGTCGGTGGAATCATCGGCTTCCTCGCGCTTCTGGCCATCGAGGTGTTGACCGCAGTGGATGCTGAGGGTGCCGGTGCAGTTGCCGGAGCCATCGTGCTGAACATCGCTGTTTGGGGCGCCATGCTGGCCTACATGATGCAGGCCATCAGCTTCCTGATTTTGCGTCGCAAGCTACCAAACATTGAGCGCCCTTACCGCTCACCATGGGGTGTCCCCGGAGCCGTGCTGGCAGCAGTGATTGCCGGTATCTCCTTCGTGGGCTACCTGATCAACCCGGCGTTCCAAACTGCTATCGCGGGTATCGCAGTGATCTACGTGATCATGCTTATCGCCTTCGCAGTTCGTGGACGCCACAACCTCGTGCTGGCTCCTGAAGAGGAGTACGCAGTCGAGGCATCCAAGAAGTAA
- a CDS encoding glutamine synthetase family protein, with amino-acid sequence MATKGFISFDQLKALQATGEIDTVIMAFTDMQGRLIGKRVAARHFIENIAGHGAECCNYLLAVDIENNTVQGYEISSWDTGYADMAMIPDMATLRMAPWLPGSVIVTTDLHTTSHELIAQSPRSILLEQVKRLEKLGMKAFVGTELEFIVFDDTFREAWAKGYRDLKPATDYNVDYDLLASTRLEPMLRDIRNSMDDAGMYCEGVKGECNLGQQEIAFLYDEVVRTCDNHSVYKAGAKMIAEKHGKSLTFMAKYNEREGNSCHIHMSFRSLDGGAVFADKSDPRGMSKTFKSFLAGQIKLMREFSLFYAPQINSYKRYVEGSFAPTAIAWGLDNRTLALRVVGQGHGLRVENRVPGGDVNQYLATAAMIAAGIYGIENNLELEDMTVGNGYASDKPHIPSTMREATELFANSKIAREVFGDAVVNHYVHYARTEIRDFESAVTEWERLRGFERV; translated from the coding sequence ATGGCAACCAAAGGCTTTATTTCTTTCGACCAGCTCAAGGCCCTTCAGGCCACTGGTGAAATCGACACCGTGATTATGGCTTTCACAGACATGCAGGGTCGACTTATTGGAAAGCGAGTGGCCGCCCGCCACTTCATCGAAAACATCGCCGGTCACGGAGCCGAGTGCTGCAACTATCTGCTCGCCGTTGACATTGAGAACAACACGGTCCAGGGCTACGAGATCTCTTCATGGGACACCGGGTATGCCGACATGGCCATGATTCCGGACATGGCCACCCTGCGAATGGCTCCCTGGTTACCGGGCAGCGTTATCGTGACCACCGACCTTCACACCACGAGCCACGAACTCATTGCTCAATCGCCCAGGTCAATCCTGCTGGAGCAGGTGAAGCGCCTGGAGAAGCTGGGCATGAAAGCCTTTGTCGGGACTGAGCTGGAATTCATTGTTTTTGATGACACCTTCCGCGAAGCCTGGGCGAAGGGTTACCGGGATCTCAAGCCCGCCACCGATTACAACGTTGACTATGACCTGCTCGCCTCTACCCGGCTGGAGCCGATGCTCCGAGACATTCGCAATTCCATGGACGATGCAGGAATGTACTGCGAGGGCGTCAAGGGTGAGTGCAATTTAGGTCAGCAGGAGATCGCGTTTCTGTATGACGAGGTAGTCCGCACCTGTGACAACCACAGTGTTTATAAGGCCGGCGCCAAGATGATCGCCGAGAAGCACGGCAAGTCACTGACCTTCATGGCCAAGTACAACGAGCGCGAGGGAAACTCCTGCCACATCCACATGTCGTTCCGGTCACTGGATGGCGGTGCCGTCTTCGCAGATAAGTCTGACCCGAGGGGCATGTCCAAGACCTTCAAGAGTTTCCTCGCGGGTCAAATCAAATTAATGCGCGAATTCTCGCTGTTCTACGCACCTCAGATCAACTCCTACAAGCGCTATGTTGAGGGCAGCTTTGCGCCAACTGCTATTGCCTGGGGTTTGGACAACCGTACCCTCGCACTTCGCGTAGTTGGACAGGGCCACGGACTTCGGGTGGAAAACCGAGTTCCCGGAGGAGACGTAAACCAATACCTTGCAACTGCAGCCATGATCGCGGCCGGTATCTACGGAATCGAAAACAACTTAGAGCTGGAGGATATGACGGTAGGTAACGGCTACGCCTCGGACAAACCACACATCCCGTCCACGATGCGCGAGGCAACCGAGCTGTTTGCCAACTCAAAGATTGCCCGCGAAGTCTTTGGGGATGCAGTCGTAAACCACTACGTGCACTACGCAAGGACCGAGATTCGCGACTTTGAATCTGCCGTCACCGAGTGGGAGAGGTTAAGAGGTTTCGAACGTGTCTAA
- a CDS encoding gamma-glutamyl-gamma-aminobutyrate hydrolase family protein, translating into MSKPRIGLTTYRQRGQTGVWDTEMAMIPAFYIEGVTRAGGLAILIPPQQLDAEGARTIVSSLDGLVICGGRDVESARYGQTPHENAEEPDRLRDALENEILDAAIEAELPFLGICRGAQMLNIHRGGSLIQHLPEVVGDNRYQKGGGVFSDMDIEVFEGSLLGSVVGSKVPGAALYHHQAIDAVGEGLKVSAVSPDGIVEAIELEDYPFGLAVQWHPEQTLENLDLFKSLVSAATSYRGAK; encoded by the coding sequence GTGTCTAAACCGAGAATTGGTCTAACCACCTACCGCCAACGCGGACAGACCGGGGTTTGGGACACTGAAATGGCGATGATTCCAGCCTTTTACATTGAAGGCGTAACCCGCGCTGGAGGCCTTGCAATTCTCATTCCACCTCAGCAGCTGGATGCCGAAGGAGCAAGAACCATTGTTTCCTCTCTCGATGGCTTAGTCATTTGCGGCGGTAGAGACGTCGAGTCCGCTCGCTACGGACAGACCCCTCATGAAAATGCAGAGGAACCAGACAGACTTCGCGATGCACTTGAAAACGAGATTTTGGACGCTGCCATTGAGGCAGAACTTCCATTCCTGGGCATCTGCCGCGGTGCCCAGATGCTGAACATCCACCGCGGTGGAAGCCTGATCCAACATCTTCCCGAAGTGGTGGGAGACAACCGCTACCAGAAAGGTGGCGGGGTGTTTTCGGACATGGACATTGAGGTTTTTGAGGGCAGCCTGTTGGGCAGCGTGGTCGGTTCTAAGGTGCCAGGCGCAGCCCTTTACCACCACCAGGCAATCGACGCGGTTGGTGAGGGGCTGAAGGTATCGGCCGTGAGCCCTGACGGGATTGTCGAGGCTATTGAGCTGGAGGACTACCCGTTTGGTTTGGCCGTTCAGTGGCACCCGGAGCAGACCCTGGAGAACCTGGACCTTTTCAAGTCTTTGGTTTCCGCAGCAACTTCATACAGAGGAGCAAAATGA
- a CDS encoding aldehyde dehydrogenase family protein has product MTFQVINPATEEVIASVEHTSLEQTDEAIAKAQLAQKKWAKLNPADRARVLHDFASEVEKHIEELALLEVRNSGHPISQARWEATHVRNVLEYYSAAPERLSGKQIPVAGGMSITFNDPIGVIGVITPWNFPMTIGSWGFAPALAAGNAVVLKPAEWTPLTSMRLAELGLQAGLPEGLFQVLPGSGSVIGSRFVTHPGVGKVVFTGSTEVGKTVMRNASDQIKRVTLELGGKSANIVFADADVDKAAATAPSSVFENAGQDCCARSRILVQRSVYDQFMQGLEKSVKAFKVGDPMDESTEMGPLVAKKHFDSVSAYLTDAQVAFRGSAPEGKGYFFAPTVLTPDTENDRCFTEEIFGPVVSVMPFEDEADAIRIANDSIYGLSGSIWTRDLGRAIRVSRGVESGNLSVNSHSSVRYNTPFGGFKQSGLGRELGPDAPLHFTEEKTVYYSAD; this is encoded by the coding sequence ATGACCTTTCAGGTAATCAACCCAGCCACCGAGGAAGTAATTGCATCGGTTGAACACACCTCACTCGAGCAGACCGATGAGGCGATTGCCAAGGCTCAACTGGCTCAGAAAAAGTGGGCCAAGCTAAACCCGGCTGACCGAGCCAGGGTCCTGCACGATTTCGCATCCGAGGTGGAAAAACACATCGAGGAACTTGCCCTGCTCGAAGTGAGAAACTCTGGGCACCCAATTTCGCAGGCCCGCTGGGAGGCCACCCACGTCAGGAATGTCCTGGAGTACTACTCCGCAGCCCCGGAGAGGCTGAGCGGCAAGCAAATTCCGGTGGCCGGGGGAATGAGCATTACCTTCAATGACCCAATTGGAGTCATCGGAGTCATTACTCCCTGGAACTTTCCAATGACAATTGGCAGCTGGGGTTTTGCCCCAGCCCTAGCCGCTGGCAATGCCGTGGTGTTGAAGCCGGCCGAGTGGACGCCGCTGACCAGCATGCGACTGGCCGAGCTTGGACTTCAGGCGGGCCTTCCAGAGGGGCTGTTCCAGGTTCTTCCCGGAAGCGGCTCAGTGATTGGTTCAAGATTCGTCACTCACCCGGGCGTAGGAAAGGTGGTTTTCACCGGTTCAACCGAGGTCGGTAAAACAGTCATGCGCAACGCAAGCGACCAGATCAAGCGCGTGACACTTGAGCTCGGAGGTAAAAGTGCCAACATCGTCTTTGCCGACGCAGATGTTGACAAGGCCGCTGCCACAGCGCCCAGCTCCGTCTTTGAAAATGCCGGACAAGATTGCTGCGCGAGGTCAAGGATTTTGGTTCAGCGTTCGGTTTACGACCAGTTCATGCAAGGGCTGGAAAAGTCAGTGAAGGCCTTCAAAGTTGGCGACCCAATGGACGAGAGCACTGAGATGGGGCCACTGGTTGCCAAGAAGCATTTTGATTCGGTTTCCGCTTACCTAACTGATGCCCAGGTCGCCTTCCGCGGCTCGGCGCCAGAAGGAAAGGGCTACTTCTTTGCACCAACCGTACTGACCCCCGACACTGAAAATGATCGCTGCTTCACCGAGGAGATCTTTGGGCCGGTTGTTTCGGTGATGCCATTTGAGGATGAGGCAGATGCGATTCGAATTGCAAATGACTCAATTTATGGCCTGAGTGGTTCTATTTGGACCAGGGATCTGGGCCGAGCAATTCGCGTCTCACGAGGTGTGGAGAGCGGAAACCTTTCCGTCAACTCACACTCATCTGTTCGCTACAACACTCCATTTGGTGGCTTCAAGCAATCGGGCTTGGGCAGGGAGTTGGGGCCAGATGCGCCACTGCACTTCACTGAAGAAAAAACCGTTTACTACTCGGCTGATTAG
- a CDS encoding 3-oxoacyl-ACP reductase, with amino-acid sequence MDLTQRLAGKVAVITGGASGIGLATARRMAAEGAKIVIGDMDPTSGQRAADEVGGSFVQVNVADEDQVNNLFDTAFKIYGSVDIAFNNAGISPPDDDSIETTELPAWQKVQDVNLKSVYLCCRAALKHMTKQGSGSIINTASFVAVMGSATSQISYTASKGGVLAMSRELGVQFARQGIRVNALCPGPVNTPLLQELFAKDPERAARRLIHIPMGRFANPEELAAAVAFLASDDSSFITGSTFLVDGGISGHYVTPM; translated from the coding sequence ATGGACCTCACCCAGCGCCTTGCAGGCAAGGTGGCGGTGATCACCGGTGGTGCCTCGGGCATCGGTCTAGCGACCGCTCGCCGAATGGCAGCCGAAGGTGCAAAGATCGTGATTGGCGATATGGACCCAACCTCCGGGCAGCGTGCAGCCGATGAGGTGGGCGGCAGCTTCGTGCAGGTAAATGTTGCCGACGAGGATCAGGTAAACAACCTGTTTGACACCGCCTTCAAGATTTACGGCAGCGTGGACATTGCCTTCAATAACGCTGGCATCTCCCCTCCGGACGATGACTCGATTGAGACCACCGAGCTACCCGCCTGGCAAAAAGTGCAGGATGTGAACCTCAAGAGCGTCTACCTGTGCTGCCGAGCAGCGCTAAAGCACATGACCAAGCAGGGTTCGGGTTCAATCATCAACACCGCTTCGTTTGTTGCTGTCATGGGAAGCGCCACAAGCCAAATCTCTTACACCGCATCAAAGGGTGGCGTTCTGGCGATGAGTCGTGAACTTGGCGTCCAGTTTGCTCGACAGGGCATTCGCGTCAATGCACTGTGCCCAGGACCGGTCAACACTCCCCTGCTTCAAGAGCTATTCGCCAAGGATCCTGAGCGAGCCGCCAGAAGGCTAATTCACATTCCGATGGGACGCTTTGCCAACCCTGAGGAATTGGCCGCGGCCGTAGCTTTCCTAGCCTCAGATGACAGCTCCTTTATAACCGGCTCAACCTTCCTGGTTGATGGCGGAATCTCCGGCCACTACGTAACACCGATGTAA
- a CDS encoding FadR/GntR family transcriptional regulator: protein MPEGFEELALDESGGRASLLLTRIRSGNVYEETIERILQTIKLGVAVPGERLPAERYLANLLGVSRDTVRDAIASLVEAGYLQIRRGRYGGTFVSEQLPIQAPGRPTFVHSELEDTLLFREVVECGAAYQAARSELTAEQRRSLWQAHTETSAADSTQYRRLDSRFHLLLAELSGSSKLVTEVAYSRMRMNELLDQIPLLAPNIHHSNEQHEAIIHAVLAADPNAASEAMRSHLSGSAALLRGFLA from the coding sequence ATGCCTGAGGGGTTTGAAGAATTAGCGCTCGATGAGAGTGGGGGTCGGGCTTCACTGCTTTTGACACGGATTCGAAGCGGCAACGTCTACGAAGAAACGATCGAGCGCATTCTTCAGACCATCAAGTTGGGTGTTGCCGTGCCGGGAGAGCGACTGCCCGCTGAGCGTTATTTGGCCAACCTACTGGGGGTTTCTAGAGACACGGTTCGAGATGCCATTGCCTCGCTGGTCGAGGCAGGTTACTTGCAAATAAGACGCGGCCGCTACGGCGGAACATTTGTGTCCGAGCAGTTGCCCATCCAGGCTCCCGGCAGGCCAACGTTTGTGCACAGCGAACTTGAGGACACCCTGCTGTTTCGCGAGGTAGTCGAGTGTGGCGCGGCATACCAGGCAGCTCGATCCGAGCTCACCGCCGAGCAGCGTCGAAGTCTGTGGCAAGCCCACACCGAAACCAGTGCCGCAGATTCCACTCAGTATCGAAGGTTGGACTCGAGGTTTCACTTACTGCTCGCCGAGCTCTCGGGCTCGAGCAAATTGGTGACTGAGGTCGCCTACTCTCGCATGCGAATGAATGAGCTACTGGATCAAATTCCGCTGCTCGCACCCAACATTCACCACTCAAATGAGCAGCACGAAGCGATCATCCACGCCGTATTGGCCGCAGACCCCAACGCTGCCAGCGAGGCCATGCGCTCTCACCTGAGTGGCTCTGCAGCCCTGCTTAGAGGTTTTTTGGCCTAG